Proteins from a single region of Actinomycetota bacterium:
- a CDS encoding cell wall-binding repeat-containing protein: MPDRTGLPGRTSKTLLGNTNVERIKGDDRYKTADAVAARVIEVKGGAFDGTAFVATGANFPDALAAAPLAAVPRASHERHHRRYAGSDGRRDRRARARRHSCGIDIEDREAERYRHET; this comes from the coding sequence GTGCCTGACCGCACTGGCCTTCCCGGCCGCACATCGAAGACGCTTCTAGGCAACACGAACGTCGAGCGCATCAAGGGTGATGACCGCTACAAGACGGCGGATGCCGTAGCCGCACGCGTCATCGAGGTCAAGGGAGGTGCCTTTGACGGTACGGCGTTCGTGGCTACCGGCGCGAACTTCCCCGATGCCCTTGCCGCAGCACCGCTCGCCGCTGTACCTCGCGCATCCCACGAGAGGCATCACCGCCGGTACGCAGGCAGCGATGGCAGGCGTGACCGACGTGCTCGTGCTCGGCGGCATAGCTGTGGCATCGATATCGAGGATCGTGAGGCAGAGCGGTACCGGCACGAGACGTAA